The Solanum lycopersicum chromosome 6, SLM_r2.1 genome has a window encoding:
- the LOC101255503 gene encoding uncharacterized protein — MTGKEEMTSVTLDLLKKKMDDFAKERDWEKFHSPRNLLLALVGEVGELSEIFQWKGEVPKGLPDWKENEKLHLGEELSDVLLYLVRLSDICGIDLGQAALRKVQLNAIKYPIKKSNDE; from the exons ATGACAGGGAAAGAAGAGATGACTAGTGTAACACTTGATcttcttaagaaaaaaatggatgattttgcTAAAGAAAGAGATTGGGAGAAGTTTCATAGCCCAAGAAACCTTCTTTTGGCTCTG GTTGGTGAAGTTGGAGAATTATCAGAAATATTTCAGTGGAAAGGAGAAGTTCCAAAGGGTTTACCAGATTGgaaagaaaatgagaaattaCATCTTGGTGAAGAACTTTCTGATGTTTTGTTGTATCTTGTTAGGCTTTCTGATATTTGTGGCATTGATCTTGGCCAAGCTGCTCTTCGTAAAGTTCAACTCAATGCTATCAAGTACCCTATCAAGAAATCTAATGACGAATAA